From Salinicola endophyticus:
TGGAAGGTGTTGGACGGGTTGGTATTGCCATCAGAATGCTGCTGCGTCGCGTCCGCCAGGGCAGCGGCGCTCATGGCCATGGCGATGGAAGCTGCGAATAGTGACATCTTGATTTTCATGATTTTCCCCTGGTTCTCTGAGTACCGCCTTGCGTTCCCCTGTACGGCTGCCGAGGCAGCCATCAGTAGGTCACGATGGTGGCCGTTGCGCCGCTACCCGACCGCGACAGCTGGTCGACGGTGATGGCTCGGTGGCCTGTTCCCGACTGTTGAATCGTCACGGCACCGTTGGCGCCGCGCTGATTGATCTTGGCGTCGTAGCCGCTGCCCTGCTGCAGCAGCTTGGCGTCGAGCGAGTGCCCGGCCTGATCGATCGCGCCGTCGTTGAAACCGCCGCGCTGGTCGATCAGGGCATCGTTGGCGTAGCCGGACTGACGAATACTGGCCGCGTTGGCTGCTTCGCGGCGGCCATTCTGCTGTTCGATGCGGGCGCGATTATCGCCACCGAACTGCACCACTGATGCACGATTGACGCCTGGCGAAGCGATGGCCTCACTATACGAATCCGACTGAGAAATGATCTGTTTTTCATAACGGTTTCGGGAGAGGTTGTCATCGAGCTCACCCGCCTCGGATGCCATGGAGATCGCCGGTAATGTGGCCAGAATCAGCAAGATAGAGATGCTGAAAATCGGGTGAGTGATGAATGCTGTATGACGCATGATGGCACCCTCGATGGCCTGGATTTTTCGTGCGATGTCGCGTGAATCCGTAGAAGCAATATCGCTGCAAGTCCAAAGATGATACATCGGGATGCGGAGGGATTTGGCGGTATGATAATTCTGGTGTCTTTGGGGGGATGAATCGGGGATTTTTTGAGAGAAGTGATAATAAAAAATCCGCCAGGTGGCGGCTGTCAATAGCGTGTCATAAAAAGTGAGTAATAGAAGAGGTTTTGGGAGCATCGATGCGACGTCGGGAGGCTAAATCGTACTGATTGTCTTGGCTGGCGCGACTTGACAAGCCGCGCCAGCCCATGACCCGGACTTACATCATCGGTACGCTCTCGTTCAGATAGTCGGCGAGTACGGTCTTCTCCAGGGGGACGCCGTCAGCGAGATTCCAGAGTCGGTCCTGCACGCCCTCGGCGATCAGATGAATGACCGCGGACTCGATTGCCGACATCACCGCCATCTGTACCGGCTCGTTGGTGGTCAGGCCGGCTTCCGCCTCGAGCAGGCGCCGGAAGTCGATGAAGCGAAAGACGCCGGCGCGGATCTCCTTGGAGTAGATGGTCTTGGTGGTGGTGACGTTGGCCAGTACCTCTCCGCTGGAGATCTCGACCGCGCGTAGATTGATCGTTACCTGATCGACCTGATACTGCCCCGAGGCCCCGATGCCGAAGTACTCGGCGCCCAGCCCGCCGGTGCGCACGTTGGATTCGTAGGCGATGATGCCGCCTTCCAGCAGCACCGACGCGGAGCGCAGCGAGGGTAGATTGTCCGGCCGGTTGAAGCGCTCCTGCTCGGCACGGATGATGCGGCGCTCGGTCAACAGGTTCTGCAGGCCGACCCGCTCCAGCGGCGTGAACCAGCCCGAATTGGCCAGCGCACCGGTGAGCATCGCCGCGGCGCCCTGGGTCACTGCGGTAGAGAAGGTACTGGCGGGTGCCGGTCGGTACTGCCCGGTCTGATCGCGAAAATCGTAGACCGCAGCGAGAATCTTGCCGGCGGGGCGAGGCAGCGCCTTGAGATCCTGCCAGGTCGCCCCGCGGGGCGTCAGTGTGGGCGGTTTACCCTCGAGACCGTCGACATTGGCGACCATACCGGCGCAGCCGGAGAGCAGTGCGGCAGTCGCTACCGCAGCGATGAGCTTGTACATATTGTGGTTCCCCTGCGTCGTGTCGTGATGGCTCAGAATCCGCCAGCCGACAGCCCGCCCACGTTGATATTGGTGATGTCCCCGGTGGCCTTGTCGGTGACCGTGATCACCAGCTGCCCACCTTCGTCGCTGACCACGACCCCGAAATCGTTGCTGTCATAGGAGCCGGTGCTGACGTCCCCCGAGCTCACATCCGAGAGCAGTTGCGAGATCAGCCGGCTCTGCAGGCTCTGCACCAGGCGGTCGGTGGGCGACAGGCCGCCGAAGTCATCGAGGCTGGGATCCTTGTGGGTATCCTGGGCCTGTGCCTTGCCCAGCAGGTAGCTGCCGTTGAACGGGTCGCCGCCGAACGACGGGTTGATCGGGCGATAGATCAGCTCACCGGCACTGCTCGTCGAGGTGACCGCGAGTGCGCCCAGCGCCAGGGCGAGAGAGAGCGGAACGAGATTGCGCATGTCACAACTCCTCATCTGAGAGGTCTAGGCTGGGTTGGAGCGACTGTGCGATGCGACGGCGCAATATCGCCTCCTGGACGACACGGACCGCTTCGTCGGCGTAGCGATCCGCTTCGCTGATCCGTGGGGAAAGCTGGGTGCTGAAGTAGATCTGATTGCGCTCGGCGATCCACAGCTGGCTACCCCAGCGCGGGTCCGGGCGCTCGCTGACAGTGAGTTCGGCGCTGGCGACGATCGGGTCGCGCATGGCCGCCTGGGAAAAGCTGCGGTAGAAGGTGCGGCCTGCCATGGTCAGGGTGCGGTCGATGATGATGCCGGAGAGCTCCGGGCGCTGCAGGTTGAACTGCTTGTCGAGCGCACGTTGCGGGTTCTTCTCATCGATGCTGACACTAGGAGTGTCGGGGGCCTTGGCGGCGTCCGGTTCGACCCCATTCTGGGCCAGGCTGCCCGCGCTCAGCGCCAGAAGCCCCAGCAGGCCCAGACCCAGAAGTCTTGCTCCGGGAGTATGGCGGTAGGCGTTCATGGCGCGTGGTCAATGCTTGGTTCGCGGGCGTGACAGGTTGGGCAGCGCGCCCAGATGGTCGCGCGCCCAGCACACCACCTGGACCCGATTCTGTGCGCCGATCTTCTTGAAGATGTTGTAGATGTGGGTCTTGACCGTGTGCTCGCTCAGGAACAGCTTCTCGGCGATCTGCGCGTTGGTGGCGCCCAGCCCGACCAGCCCGACTACCTGGCGCTCGCGGTGGGTCAGATAGCCTTCCATGCGGTAGGCGTCCATGCTCTGACGGCGCAGCTTGTCGATCAGCAGACTCATCAGATTGCGCGAAAGCCAGATCTGACCCTGCAGAATCTGCTTCAGACCCTTGGCCATCAGCTCTGGCGTATCCTGCTGGAAGAACACACCGCGGATATGTGACAGCGAGACCGCGTCTAGCGCGTGGGTGTCGTTCTTGGCGTTGAAGGCGCAGATCTGGGCTTCACCGTCGCCCTGGCCGGCCAGGCTCTCTTCCCATTTCTGGAACAGAATGGGATCGACCTGGCTCAGATCGATCAGGACGATGTCGAAGCTGGCGCCAGAGACCTTGCGCGGCTCCTGTGGGCCCGCCAGGCGATAGCTCATCCCGGTATGAGAAGAGAGGCTCATCGCGAGCAGGGTCGACTGCGCTGTCTCGCTGGTCACGATCAGCATCGAGGCTTCTGGGCTTGACATGATATTCCCCTGGCGTACGTCGCCTAGACGGTAAATATTCTGGTTATTTTGTGTGGCTGGCTTTTTGTGTTTCGAATTGTTGCACCGGCTTTCAGGAAGATAAAGTTCCGCGGATTGGTATTTTTCTAGTACTTTCCGTCCTAAGTATCATTTTTTCCCTTTGGATACCGCTGGTTGTGGTTTTCCTGAGGTAAATTCGGGCAGCCGCTCGATGCCGACCTTAGTCGATATTCAAAGAATTCTCCCTGGTTGCATTTCTTCACTGGTGCGAATTAATCGCCTAATTGTTTCAATGCGTATCACCTGAGTCGCCGGCGTGATCTGCTGGGACCGGAGGATGGTGTTCGGCCGTACTCCACACAGCAGAGAGAGGCGAGTCTTGGCGGGGCGTCGGTGTCTGTGCGATCGAAGTGCGAGATAGGCGATGCAATGGCTCGACACGGCGTCACCGTAGCGTGGTCGGAGCGTTTACGGCGCGAGGCGATAGTCTCCGTAGTGGGGTGAGGCGGAGATGAAGGGCGTCGAGAGCGGGGGATGCGGCTGACCCTGCGCGGGTTGCCAGACTGTCGGCGCGCCAGCGCGGGATGCGCGGGCGGGCCGATGCGCGGGGCTGTCGTGGTGTCAGTCGATCAGCAGGTCGTCTGCGGCCTGCCGGGGGTGTTCGATGCGGGGTTCACGGCCGCCACGCAGGATCGAGTTGCCCTCGTAGAGCGTGCGCTGGTCGATCTCCGGCGGATCGAGCCAATCGGATTCGTGTATCTGTCCGCTCTTGCCGTAGACGCACAGGGCGTTGGCATAGGTGACCTGGCGCACCACCTGTGCGTCGATACCGCTGGCGAGTGCCAGGCGAGCGGTCTTGGCGACCCCGAGGCAGTCGGAAATGCCCCAGTCGCAGGCGCTGTCGACGATGATCCGATCGCCGCCGTAGTGGCGCAGCAGCTCGACCATGCGCGCATTGCCCATCTTGGTCGAAGGGTAGATCGAGAAGCCGGCCCAGTAGCCGCGGTCGAGCGTCTCGCGAACGGTCTCTTCGTTGTTGTGATCGATCACCACCCAACTGGGGTCGAGGCCCATCTCTTCGCACACATCCATCGAGCGCGAGGTACCGCGTTTCTTGTCACGATGCGGGGTGTGCACCATCACCGGTAGCGCCAGCTCCTTGGCCAGGGCCAGCTGGGCGCGAAAATACTTCTCTTCCAGCGGCGTCTGCTCGTCGTAACCGATCTCGCCGATCGCCACCACGCCCTCTTTCATGGCGAAGCGTGGCAGCCACTCCATCACGCCCTCTGCCAGCGCTTCGTTATTGGCCTCCTTCGAGTTGAGTCCGATGGTGCAGTAGTGGCGGATACCGAACTGTCCGGCGCGGAAGCGCTCCCAGCCCACCAAGGACGACAGGTAGTCGACATAGGTGCCGACGAAGGTGCGCGGCTGGCCGACCCAGAATGCCGGTTCGATCAGGGCGACCACGCCGGCGGCGGCCATCGCTTCGTAATCGTCGGTGGTGCGCGAGACCATATGCGCATGCGGGTCGATATACATCGTTCAGATTGCCTCGTAGTGGTGGAGATTGCTCCAGCCGACACGACCGGTACCGATGAGGGCCGCAGTCTCCGGCACGGAGGTCAGTAGATGACGGGCCGATGGCGTATCGGTCTGGGAGAGCGCCAGCCCGGCGGCCAGCCGCTCGGCGGGTGATCCCGTCAGGGCGCGCTGCAGCGCAGCGTAGGCGCCGAGCGCATCGGCACAGGGGCCGACGCAGCGCCACAGCTCGGGCGTGACGACGCGACCGGCGGCCCAGCGCTCGTCGGCGTAGTCCAGCAGGATGCGCGCCAGCTCCGGGTTGTTGCGCTGATCGATACCCACGATCGGGGCCAGCCGACTGCCGATGAACAGCGCCTTGAGCACCATGTGGTTCCAGCGGTGAAGGTCGAAATGGTCACGCGGATAGGGGTTGCCATGGGCGATCGCTTCGAAGACGGCACGCATGTTGGAACGCAGCCCGGCCCCGACCAGAGTGCTCAATGAGGCCGGTTCGGGGTAGAACGAGAGGCCGCGATAGAGGGTGATCAGCTCCCGGGCGTCGGCAGTGCGCACGAGATCCTCGAACAGCGCCGCGAACGGGCGCTGGCCGCGGAACGTCAGCAGCCCGGCGACCCGCGCCGCGCCATCCAGACTCCAGCCGAGCGGAGACCAGCCCGGCAGCACGGTATGCGCAGCGGTCAGGTCCTGGGGGGTCAACTCGAGATCTGCCTTGCCCAGGCGTCGGGGCACCTGCCCCAGGAAGAGGTGCAGCGCACGCTCGTCGGCACTCGTCTGCAGACGCTCGAGCGCGTCGAGAAACCAGGTCTCCTGCGCCGCCGCCTGACGCACGACCCAGCGGCACAGCAGGTCTGCTGCCGAAGGCGATAACGCTGTCGTCGCTCGACTGTGGAGGGGCTCGGTCATGGGCATCCTGTTGGCGGTGGTTGGTGACTCTGTTTTGTGACTCTGTTTTGTGACTATGGCTTGGGAGAAGGCGGGCAGGCGCATATCGCCTCGGTTCGATGTCGACAATCACTCTATCGATTGTCGCGGCGAGCCCCTACCTCAATTATCTGGAGAATTGGTGCCGAATCGAGGCGGCCGGTGACCATGTTTTTTGGCTAATGGCGTGAGCCGAAAGCGCTGCCCTGGCATGCCTTTCTTCATCCCGAAGGCTCAATTTGCCTCGCCCCGGCGGTTGTCGATTGAGCCCGAGTCGGCGGGCTGATATGCAGTCTCGATCGCAGCCTCGGCGAGCACGCTGGAGTGCGATAGCGCGCTTCGGCAATATCGACATGTCGGGTGTCACCGCCGCGGGGAGACACGGATAGGGGCCGGTTCCGGCGGCGGGAATGCCCTCGAGAGAGAACGAAAATGCACAAGACACTGGTCATGC
This genomic window contains:
- a CDS encoding CsgG/HfaB family protein, with product MYKLIAAVATAALLSGCAGMVANVDGLEGKPPTLTPRGATWQDLKALPRPAGKILAAVYDFRDQTGQYRPAPASTFSTAVTQGAAAMLTGALANSGWFTPLERVGLQNLLTERRIIRAEQERFNRPDNLPSLRSASVLLEGGIIAYESNVRTGGLGAEYFGIGASGQYQVDQVTINLRAVEISSGEVLANVTTTKTIYSKEIRAGVFRFIDFRRLLEAEAGLTTNEPVQMAVMSAIESAVIHLIAEGVQDRLWNLADGVPLEKTVLADYLNESVPMM
- a CDS encoding curli assembly protein CsgF, yielding MRNLVPLSLALALGALAVTSTSSAGELIYRPINPSFGGDPFNGSYLLGKAQAQDTHKDPSLDDFGGLSPTDRLVQSLQSRLISQLLSDVSSGDVSTGSYDSNDFGVVVSDEGGQLVITVTDKATGDITNINVGGLSAGGF
- a CDS encoding CsgE family curli-type amyloid fiber assembly protein, producing MNAYRHTPGARLLGLGLLGLLALSAGSLAQNGVEPDAAKAPDTPSVSIDEKNPQRALDKQFNLQRPELSGIIIDRTLTMAGRTFYRSFSQAAMRDPIVASAELTVSERPDPRWGSQLWIAERNQIYFSTQLSPRISEADRYADEAVRVVQEAILRRRIAQSLQPSLDLSDEEL
- a CDS encoding LuxR C-terminal-related transcriptional regulator; protein product: MSSPEASMLIVTSETAQSTLLAMSLSSHTGMSYRLAGPQEPRKVSGASFDIVLIDLSQVDPILFQKWEESLAGQGDGEAQICAFNAKNDTHALDAVSLSHIRGVFFQQDTPELMAKGLKQILQGQIWLSRNLMSLLIDKLRRQSMDAYRMEGYLTHRERQVVGLVGLGATNAQIAEKLFLSEHTVKTHIYNIFKKIGAQNRVQVVCWARDHLGALPNLSRPRTKH
- a CDS encoding TatD family hydrolase; this translates as MYIDPHAHMVSRTTDDYEAMAAAGVVALIEPAFWVGQPRTFVGTYVDYLSSLVGWERFRAGQFGIRHYCTIGLNSKEANNEALAEGVMEWLPRFAMKEGVVAIGEIGYDEQTPLEEKYFRAQLALAKELALPVMVHTPHRDKKRGTSRSMDVCEEMGLDPSWVVIDHNNEETVRETLDRGYWAGFSIYPSTKMGNARMVELLRHYGGDRIIVDSACDWGISDCLGVAKTARLALASGIDAQVVRQVTYANALCVYGKSGQIHESDWLDPPEIDQRTLYEGNSILRGGREPRIEHPRQAADDLLID
- a CDS encoding EboA domain-containing protein, encoding MTEPLHSRATTALSPSAADLLCRWVVRQAAAQETWFLDALERLQTSADERALHLFLGQVPRRLGKADLELTPQDLTAAHTVLPGWSPLGWSLDGAARVAGLLTFRGQRPFAALFEDLVRTADARELITLYRGLSFYPEPASLSTLVGAGLRSNMRAVFEAIAHGNPYPRDHFDLHRWNHMVLKALFIGSRLAPIVGIDQRNNPELARILLDYADERWAAGRVVTPELWRCVGPCADALGAYAALQRALTGSPAERLAAGLALSQTDTPSARHLLTSVPETAALIGTGRVGWSNLHHYEAI